GGGTCTCGGCCCGGCAGGGTCAGCCGAGGGGATGTTCAGGCGCCAAGACGTAGCCGGTGCCGTCGCGGACGATGCGACCCAGGCCCGGAAAGCCGATATGCATGCCGGCGACCGGCAATTCGTCGGAGGCTACCCAGTCCAGGGTGCGCCGCCGCATGGCGGCCGCCGCGGGCCGGTCGACGTCGAAGATGACCGACCATTCCGGATGCCGGAGCTGCAGGGCCGCCACGTGGATGATGTCGCCCCAGATCAGCAGGCGCTCGCCCCCGCGCTCGATCAGATAGCCGGTATGCCCGGGCGTGTGCCCCGGCAGCGGGACGGAGGTGACGCCGGGGGCCACCTGGTGCCCGGGCGTCATCAGCGTCGTGCGTCCCTTGTAAGGGGCCAGCGATGCGGCCGCATTGGTGATCATCGGCTGCATCAGCTCCGGGGCGCGGGACGGCAGGCCCGGGTCGAGCCAGAACGCCGCTTCGGCCTCGGGCACGAGGAGCTCGGCCTTCGGGAACGTGGCTT
This window of the Microvirga sp. TS319 genome carries:
- a CDS encoding MBL fold metallo-hydrolase, whose product is MPLQHHRSEKHIDALPVAPGLLGAAGTSRFTIGDYEVIALGDGHLDLAPSHFPEADRETAVRLTAAAGLPPGPVETAVNAFAIRTGNRVMLVDAGTGHVRGPRLGHAVEALAAAGIAPNEVDAVLMTHLHVDHAAGLRDARGEATFPKAELLVPEAEAAFWLDPGLPSRAPELMQPMITNAAASLAPYKGRTTLMTPGHQVAPGVTSVPLPGHTPGHTGYLIERGGERLLIWGDIIHVAALQLRHPEWSVIFDVDRPAAAAMRRRTLDWVASDELPVAGMHIGFPGLGRIVRDGTGYVLAPEHPLG